In Falco naumanni isolate bFalNau1 chromosome 5, bFalNau1.pat, whole genome shotgun sequence, the following are encoded in one genomic region:
- the LOC121088673 gene encoding LOW QUALITY PROTEIN: heat shock 70 kDa protein 12A-like (The sequence of the model RefSeq protein was modified relative to this genomic sequence to represent the inferred CDS: inserted 2 bases in 2 codons; substituted 1 base at 1 genomic stop codon), whose translation MVWNASSLLQQHTPALQLATISKSVFIIAIDFSTSYSGYCFSLTSSTDQICQVHWGTEHGXQTLKTPTCILFNQEQKFKKFGYDAVMKYKSLPHGKADNWYFFQDFKMKLYNTQVTSDMELKAINGKMLPALTIFSQSPCYLKERALNTIQEAYFQTVCSQEEITWFITVPVTWSAAARQLMQLEAKEAGLISDMMSENLIIALEPDAASLWCKQLPQEGFMADDSDKKKFEDSPGIQYVVDCGGGTIDIMVHEIQENRLLKELHKATGGGWEGNSVDENFTVCLKKIFNGGVWDEYVQSHPSELRHMMYNFSIQKCLTGRDAIYIHCYYNLTRVAEHKKDISHFFKNEEGAVWCDGMIMITYKKMKSFFDYRIKNIIXREILDKPKMAKVKYILLVXGFASSIILRDAIRQAFSKKYHILCPMEVQVAIAKGAVLFGVSPHVIASRVSAWTYGIAVSEKFDASIHPFCKQRVSKADGFVCCIDLFKKLVGIEEAVNINEVVHYDFYPTEPDQTEVCFSFYCTEKQDAQYIDEEGLEKLGSGTVPMPDTKLGRKRQLKLDIKFGLTEFKAACTDITSKQSWAIVINFLAM comes from the exons atggtatggaatgccTCTTCG ctcctccagcagcataCCCCTGCGCTACAACTGGCCACGATCAGCAAGTCAGTCTTCATCATTGCTATAGATTTCAGCACGTCCTACAGTGGGTACTGTTTTTCCCTTACTTCAAGTACAGACCAAATCTGCCAAGTGCACTGGGGAACAGAGCATG CTCAAACCCTAAAGACACCCACATGCATCTTGTTCAACCAGGAGCAGAAGTTCAAGAAGTTTGGCTATGATGCTGTGATGAAGTACAAGAGCCTGCCCCATGGAAAAGCTGACAACTGGTACTTCTTCCAGGACTTCAAGATGAAGCTGTACAACACA CAAGTCACATCCGACATGGAGCTGAAAGCCATCAATGGCAAGATGCTTCCTGCCCTCACAATCTTTTCCCAAAGCCCGTGCTACCTGAAGGAACGTGCCCTGAACACCATCCAAGAGGCCTATTTCCAGACTGTCTGCAGCCAGGAGGAGATCACCTGGTTCATTACTGTCCCAGTCACATggagtgctgctgccaggcagctcaTGCAGCTGGAAGCAAAGGAG GCAGGACTTATCTCTGACATGATGTCTGAGAATCTGATCATTGCCTTGGAGCCGGATGCTGCATCACTGTGGTGCAAACAGCTTCCACAGGAAGGGTTTATGGCAGATGACAGTGACAAGAAGAAGTTTGAAGACTCCCCTGGGATCCAGTATGTTGTTGACTGTGGAG GTGGCACAATAGACATCATGGTACATGAGATCCAAGAAAACCGTTTACTGAAGGAGTTACACAAGGCAACGGGAGGTGGATGGGAAGGCAACAGTGTGGATGAAAACTTCACTGTTTGcctcaagaaaatatttaatggtGGAGTATGGGATGAATATGTACAGAGCCACCCTTCCGAATTACGGCATATGATGTACAACTTTAGTATACAGAAATGCTTGACTGGCAGGGACGCCATCTACATACATTGCTACTACAACTTGACCAGAGTGGCAGAGCACAAGAAGGACATCTCTCACTTCTTCAAAAACGAAGAAGGAGCTGTGTGGTGTGATGGGATGATCATGATTACctataagaaaatgaaaagcttttttgaCTACCGTATCAAAAATATCA CGAGGGAGATTCTTGACAAGCCTAAAATGGCCAAGGTTAAGTACATTTTGCTTGTGTGAGGCTTTGCGTCTAGTATTATCTTGAGAGATGCAATCAGGCAGGCCTTTAGCAAGAAGTATCATATCCTTTGTCCAATGGAAGTCCAAGTGGCCATTGCAAAAGGGGCTGTTTTATTTGGAGTCAGTCCACACGTTATTGCCTCAAGAGTCAGCGCTTGGACATATGGCATAGCAGTAAGTGAGAAATTTGATGCTTCTATCCATCCCTTCTGTAAACAAAGGGTTTCAAAAGCTGATGGCTTTGTTTGTTGCATAGATCTCTTCAAGAAATTGGTGGGAATTGAGGAGGCAGTGAACATAAATGAAGTTGTGCACTATGATTTCTATCCAACAGAACCAGATCAAACAGAagtatgcttttctttctattgtACAGAAAAGCAGGATGCTCAGTACATAGATGAGGAAGGGTTGGAAAAGCTTGGCTCCGGTACAGTGCCAATGCCAGACACAAAGCTGGGGAGGAAACGCCAGCTGAAGCTGGATATTAAATTTGGGCTCACTGAATTTAAAGCCGCATGTACTGATATTACTTCCAAACAAAGTTGGGCAATTGTGATAAATTTTTTAGCTATGTAA
- the LOC121089644 gene encoding cytoglobin-1-like: MSFSEAEVQSARGAWEKIYVDAEDNGTTVLVRMFTEHPDTKSYFTHFKGMDSAEEMKQSDQVRGHGKKVFSAINDMVQHLDNSEAFLGIVNPLGKKHATQLKIDPKNFRILCDIILQLMEEKFGGDCKASFEKVTNEICTHLNNVYKEAGW, translated from the exons ATGTCATTCTCTGAAGCAGAGGTGCAGAGTGCCCGCGGTGCCTGGGAGAAGATATATGTAGATGCTGAGGACAATGGGACAACTGTGCTGGTCAG GATGTTTACTGAGCACCCAGACACCAAGTCCTACTTCACTCACTTCAAAGGCATGGACTCTGCTGAAGAGATGAAACAGTCGGATCAGGTCAGGGGCCACGGCAAGAAGGTTTTCTCTGCCATCAACGACATGGTGCAACACCTGGACAACTCTGAGGCTTTTCTTGGGATAGTGAACCCACTCGGCAAGAAACATGCCACCCAGCTGAAGATTGACCCCAAAAACTTTAGG ATTCTCTGTGACATTATCTTGCAACTGATGGAGGAGAAATTTGGTGGAGACTGCAAAGCTTCCTTTGAGAAGGTGACCAATGAAATCTGCACTCACCTGAACAATGTCTACAAAGAGGCAGGTTGGTGA